In the Augochlora pura isolate Apur16 chromosome 7, APUR_v2.2.1, whole genome shotgun sequence genome, ttaataaaacaatagcaATTAATATCAAAGAGATCCACTAAACATTGCCAACGTAACAACGTACAAATAATTTAgacgtttcaataaattttctattcgacTATTCTACCAATTCTGCAAATGTTAACGCGACTCTGCCTGACTTTATTCACGCATTCACAAAACGTGCACATCATTTCGGTGTTATTTTGGAAATTGGACCGCAACGTTCGCATAAGTTGTATTAACAACAGTTCAGGACGcaatcgttcgaatactttcgcggGCAACGCCACGCACATATTTTCTACGTAAATGCGCATCAAAACGTAACAATTCTTCAAgattattttcgaacaatttatttttctctcatATTAACTGGAAATCGTTGAGGCTTTAACAGCattcattttctgttttatcgttgttgttattattttttttttttttgttaacttTTAATCTGTCGTATTACTCTCATTGTTCCTTTCACACGAGAATGACATTCCCGTTATATTTTTTGCGATCTAACACTTTCTACTCTGCTCGACGATCAGCTCATGTCGAAGATACTCATCCTGCGTATTGTTCCTATGTACAAGTACGTATATactacaatttaattactcgttcgcacagaattaatttcgtaaaactGTCTAGGCGAAGTTATCTCCcttttttttaaccctttcgattcaaaaaaaaaaagaaaagaaaagaaaactgagaaaaaaggagaacgaAGAACGatcatttaagaaaaagagaaaaaaaaaacgaaggattttcttttttttcgttacaGTTTGTTTCccaatatatttgatttttcgtaGCTCACTAatttttctcgctctctctctttctctctctctctctttatctctctatACGTATTCaagattcttttattcttcgGGATTTCTATGGCTGACACCTGTCTAgcctcgataaatattttctctctcttttgctcttaCAGtacttctctctcttactctctttctatctctctatctttctctctcactatttttctctctgtctctctctctctctttctctgttagCCACCTCAGGGACGATCCCATTAGCGTCCCACCTAACATGCGatatttctctgttttcttttcCAGAGAGCAAACCGCCGTCCGATTACCGGCCGATGTACCTGAAGCCGCCATGTTTGCCGTCGACCGAGTTGCCGAacaacgccgcgccgccgttcgACCCGGGCCTGAGCTGCTCCGGCGACCACCGGCTGATGTTTCAGGGTTCGGCCGCCTGGATCCCGGAGACCGACAAGCCGTACATGTGCTCCAGCTGCGGCAAGGGTTACACGCACATCTTCACCCTGAACCGCCACCGTCGCACCGTCTGCGGAAAGATCAGGAACACCAGCGGCAAGTGGAAGTGCCCGCGTTGCACCAGGTCCTACGTCACCGAGGGCAACCTGGTCCGCCACGTGCGGTTCGAGTGCGGCGTCCGACGGAAGTTCTGCTGCATCTTCTGCAACCGGAAGTTCACGCAACGGTGCAGCCTGATCAGACACCTGCGGAACTTCCACAACGAGAGCTTCGACAGCAACAGCGGCGCCGGCGTGCCGGCCGAGTACCAGCCGGCGATCAATCCGTGTCACGTGGAGGTCAAGAGCCCGGACACCACCAGAGTACCTATTTGAGGGCGACCGGGCGACGAATGGCACTCGGAAGGCGGGAAACGCGGTTTTTTAACGGACGGTTCGTTTTAGGGGACGCGGGTCCGTGGTAGCGTCCCGTACGCGCGGGGACTATAGTTCGGTCGAATTAGCAGACGTTCGCCGAACATCGACGGTTTTCCTCGACCGCCGCGCACCAGGGGGTGCTTCTCGTTACGGCGTTTCGGCGACTCGCTCGGAAGTACGGCGCCCGGGTTCTCGCTTTTCGTCTTCGACGTTGTTTTTAGGAGGCCGTGCTAAACCCTCGCGGAGTTCATTGAATTGATGGTTTTTTTCCTATGTACGCGTTTGAAGTGGTTTGGTTGGCCACCTCGAGTTCAACGAGCATGGGTGTCAATGTTTTATTCTATGGGAACTTTACAGGTAGTAATTAGTTGTACGCCGATAAGGTCGGTCTTTGAACGGCAAAGTTGCTCCGTTATGCGTAGTATCATtgttagactgcggatttcatgGATCTATGGGGGAATCGAGTGTTTGCAATTTCATGGtaaatttgcaatttcaagGTGAATCTGCATTTTCAaggtgaattttttaatttaaaagcgaatttgcaattttgttgtaaattcgcaattttaatgtaaatttgcaattttaatctaaatttgcaattttaatctaaatttGCAATATCAATTGAGAAATGTCGATGTACTACTTTTAGTTGATTAATGTTTACTCTTCGTTTcttgtaattgatttttatactgtGTGAAAAATCCGCAGACTAATGTGTACGTTGCTCGACGggtgttattaacaatttcataaatttgtaACTTTTATCGAACGTTTCTCGTTAATTTCGCTGCGGTGAGAAAAAACtagatttacaaaaaaaaaataatataatataatcatgaaattattattaaagaaaaaatattatacaatacaattgaacaaattttcaacTTGCAAATAACGCAGGAATTCGTAATCACGCTGGGTTTTCAAAATACGAACAGAAAATAgttgtaaaatttgtattacgaGGTGATAGGCATCGTTCTgcgttgatattaaatttcgattcattatttttatattgcttgATTCGTAATAAGAAAAGGTAGTTGTAAATTAAGCTGACAGAAGTGATTTCACATTCGAcagttttattatactgtGAAAATACGGTCACTGTGTCAGAAAGGTTTGTATTCTGAAAACGGAGTCTGATGTCGAATGTTTGGTTAGCGTCACTTGGAATTTGAACATTTGTTCTGTTGGCCAGGATAATTAACAGAaggttgacataaccttgatataattattataaaacattttattatcatttatcacATTTTAACAATTGCGTAGCCACGTTTTCGTAGCAATCATTTTTAGAGATTTCACGTGGATGAAAAGAtcgtattgttattattatttaagcgCAGAGCGTCTTCAGGCCTGAGAGAAACCGACCAGGAGACCTGTACAGGTTATATGAAACGTTCCCTCGAAGCTACAAATTCTGGCGCTCGTCGAGCGACGTCACCGCGAAGtgcaatttctttgaaaaatgttctctCCGATCGGGCAATCTTATTATCTCGCAAAAATGATTCGTGTCGGTTGTTTTAACATTACATTCAGATGTCTCTGATAATCGCGGATCTCGGAAGAAAaacgatgaaatataaatcagGTTCGACACGAACGAATCGAAACGTGTTTCAGTACAAATTGAGCGGGACATTTTTTTACACGAATTGCAAGCTCGCTTGCAAGCGCGACGACAACACGCGGACGGACGATTTTTAGGTTAAACGAGGAAATctattgaatataattcaaGATCTGGGTACTAGATTTTCGGGAGGATTAATCGTAAGTTTCTAGACGATAGAGAGTAACGAtagataagaaatattaagcGTAACCTATGATTAGGTTTGCCAGTGGTCggctattctttttttttttattttctctcggCGATCTCGCCTTTCGAGGTTAGATCTCGCGGAGCATCCCCCCCACTACACGGTGCGCGGCGACGGAATGTTCGAGAAGCTGCGGAACACGGTTCCTTGCGAGagagatttctttttaaacataATCCTACAGCAGTAGAGTTTCAAGTGTCACTTATGTATTAAGAAATTCACGTCGTGTTACGTAGAACTTAGCCTAAGTAAGGATggtttttagaagaaaaaaagaaagtggtaattgcgcgcccgcgcgcgcgttcataTTCATTCGAGAGAAGCGCACGCCGCAAGCGGAAGTGAAtaaggagaaggaggaggaggaggaggaggagcttGGTCAGCCAGAAGCGAATGGTTCGACGCGTTCGACGTTCACAACCAATCGGAGACGATTCTTCTTGGTTCGAACGGGTTATCCTTGACGTAAAACACCACGCGTGGATATACTAATCGCTGGCGCGAGCGGCGGCTACTCGAAAAAACGGCTGGAATACTGGTATGGCCTTTTAAATCGATAAGCTTTTGACTATCAGAagaatctatatatatatacataaatatatataaataaatatataatatttcgaaggGTAAGGTTACGAAAAGTGGCACTGAGTACGGCGAAAAAGGAGCGTTTTATCACGGCGAGAACAAGATGGCGGAGTAAACACGGGTCCCTTTCGGGGGAGACgtttaatcgaaa is a window encoding:
- the LOC144473357 gene encoding uncharacterized protein LOC144473357: MYLKPPCLPSTELPNNAAPPFDPGLSCSGDHRLMFQGSAAWIPETDKPYMCSSCGKGYTHIFTLNRHRRTVCGKIRNTSGKWKCPRCTRSYVTEGNLVRHVRFECGVRRKFCCIFCNRKFTQRCSLIRHLRNFHNESFDSNSGAGVPAEYQPAINPCHVEVKSPDTTRVPI